One Lactobacillus sp. ESL0785 DNA window includes the following coding sequences:
- a CDS encoding peptide deformylase, with protein sequence MIREITKDVLFLSQKALPATEQDRQVAIDLRDTLVAKRNAAAGLAANMIGINKQIIAFYMGSLPIVMINPQIKEWSGTYSTKEGCLSLAGLRTTKRYQKILVEYWDINFKKQVQDFTGFTAETIQHELDHCSGILI encoded by the coding sequence ATGATCAGAGAAATTACTAAAGATGTTTTATTCCTGAGCCAAAAAGCACTTCCTGCTACTGAACAAGATCGGCAAGTTGCAATCGATTTGCGAGATACATTAGTAGCTAAGAGGAATGCAGCTGCAGGATTAGCTGCGAATATGATCGGGATTAATAAACAGATCATTGCTTTTTATATGGGAAGTTTACCAATTGTGATGATCAATCCGCAAATTAAGGAATGGTCAGGGACATATTCAACTAAAGAAGGCTGTCTTTCACTAGCAGGTTTACGGACTACGAAAAGATATCAAAAAATTTTAGTTGAATATTGGGATATAAATTTCAAAAAACAGGTGCAGGATTTTACTGGATTTACTGCAGAAACGATTCAACATGAGTTAGATCACTGTTCAGGAATTTTGATCTGA
- a CDS encoding serine hydrolase domain-containing protein: MATQAEAATTTTGNQNDMHDFVRSTLKQHHMRGSVAVIKNGVPQAISYGYAWYGKRIGNGNNNVVYPTASLQKVITGAMIIQLINENLNTNKSFSQYTKISRWYPNLKNADQITVGNLLTHTSGITASKTEINRGYNYSEANAVNWVVNNINASPTGQVGTYHYNNSNYILLTGIIRQITGQSYETNFQNRIVKKLGLQNTYLYQDVPHNLTDPISYYSNGGKNYQQSSYVTRSLASQIPGAGNLFSTPEDYYKIQVGLTDGTILDKDDFNYLTHLKSKITDYSGGMYLKNNDNLKLAYGSLNSTHFGTWVQLTTDNQNGIVMFLNQTDDQENDQKDVGYAILQHLKQNTFVSR, translated from the coding sequence GTGGCTACCCAAGCAGAAGCTGCAACTACTACAACAGGTAATCAGAATGATATGCATGACTTCGTCAGAAGTACATTGAAGCAACATCACATGCGCGGTAGTGTTGCCGTGATTAAAAACGGTGTCCCTCAAGCTATTAGTTATGGCTATGCTTGGTATGGCAAGAGAATCGGCAATGGCAATAACAACGTCGTCTACCCCACAGCATCACTGCAAAAAGTAATTACCGGTGCCATGATTATTCAACTAATCAACGAAAATTTAAATACTAATAAGTCGTTTTCTCAATATACCAAAATTTCTCGTTGGTATCCTAACTTAAAAAACGCTGATCAAATTACTGTTGGTAATTTGCTAACTCATACCTCTGGAATCACCGCAAGTAAAACTGAAATTAACCGCGGCTATAACTACTCCGAAGCTAATGCCGTTAATTGGGTTGTCAATAATATTAATGCTTCGCCAACTGGCCAAGTGGGAACTTATCACTATAACAATAGTAACTATATCTTATTGACTGGCATTATTCGTCAAATCACTGGGCAATCCTATGAAACCAATTTTCAAAATCGAATTGTTAAAAAATTAGGTCTACAAAATACTTACCTGTATCAAGATGTTCCCCATAACCTGACCGATCCAATTTCTTACTACTCAAATGGCGGTAAAAACTACCAACAATCAAGTTATGTTACACGTTCGCTGGCATCACAAATTCCGGGGGCTGGCAACCTATTCTCAACTCCCGAAGATTACTATAAAATTCAGGTTGGTTTAACCGATGGAACTATTTTAGATAAAGATGATTTTAATTATTTAACTCACCTAAAGAGCAAAATCACTGATTATTCCGGTGGTATGTACTTGAAGAATAATGACAATTTGAAGCTCGCTTATGGTAGTCTTAACAGTACCCATTTTGGTACTTGGGTACAATTGACCACTGATAATCAAAATGGCATTGTAATGTTCCTCAATCAAACTGATGATCAAGAAAATGACCAAAAGGATGTTGGTTACGCAATTTTACAGCACTTAAAGCAAAATACATTTGTTTCAAGATAA
- a CDS encoding LysR family transcriptional regulator produces the protein MKNPEILLHYIDVLLKESNFTKAAHELYISQPYLTQLIKRLEHKLGTPIINRQSIPFTLTKAGIIYYKYLETTIANKQTLFQQLTPYVHPDQEIIRIGILDSLGTFLLPELLPGFLKTNSNIKIQLFETSPRISEAQLLHEQIDCYIGQTPESLNQGLDFYVNGGENYFVIIPPNSPLFKKGRFILKPNEYNIQDILNQPFVVSSSNSAIRHQVDGIFQKFHIEPNIILESNNIITTTNLAIKGTGLTISAASIIKRMAQTPINLLPLNPNLIQIKYFIAIKHGIKIKNGVKKLITKFQELKIQPNIK, from the coding sequence ATGAAAAATCCAGAAATTTTATTACACTACATTGATGTCCTACTTAAAGAAAGTAATTTTACCAAGGCCGCACATGAACTGTACATTTCACAACCATATTTAACTCAACTGATCAAAAGATTAGAACATAAATTAGGTACTCCAATCATTAATCGCCAAAGTATTCCCTTTACTCTGACTAAAGCAGGAATAATTTACTATAAGTATCTTGAAACAACTATTGCCAACAAACAAACTTTATTTCAGCAGCTTACGCCTTATGTGCACCCAGACCAAGAAATAATCCGAATTGGTATTCTAGATAGTCTCGGCACCTTTTTATTACCTGAACTGCTGCCTGGCTTCTTGAAAACAAACTCAAATATTAAAATTCAACTATTTGAAACTTCACCCAGAATAAGTGAAGCTCAATTACTGCATGAACAAATTGATTGTTATATTGGTCAAACACCTGAATCACTTAATCAAGGATTAGATTTTTACGTTAATGGCGGTGAAAACTATTTCGTAATAATTCCGCCCAACTCACCACTTTTTAAAAAAGGTAGATTTATTCTTAAGCCGAATGAATACAATATCCAGGATATTCTAAACCAGCCATTTGTTGTTAGTTCAAGTAATTCCGCTATTCGTCATCAAGTTGACGGTATCTTTCAAAAATTTCACATTGAACCAAATATAATTTTGGAAAGCAATAATATTATTACAACTACTAACTTAGCAATTAAGGGAACTGGATTAACTATTTCAGCTGCAAGTATCATTAAAAGGATGGCACAAACGCCAATTAATCTACTACCGCTAAACCCTAATCTGATACAAATAAAATATTTTATTGCAATCAAGCATGGTATCAAAATTAAGAATGGTGTTAAAAAGCTAATTACCAAATTTCAAGAATTAAAAATTCAACCTAATATTAAATAG